The Chelonia mydas isolate rCheMyd1 chromosome 1, rCheMyd1.pri.v2, whole genome shotgun sequence nucleotide sequence cacaaagttccatgaaagtgcccttacacatgcaaaagtttcgcaaccactgtgaattgtcccagacctgcaacactatgcggtcccaccagtctgtgcttgtttcccgagcccagaatcggcgttccaccgcatgaacctgctccattagcaccatgatgcccacattgccagggcccatgctttgagagaagtaggtgtccatgtcctcatcactcacgtcaccgcgctgacgtcgcctactcgaccggtatcgctttgccaggttctggtgctgcatatactgctggataatgcgcgtggtgtttaatgtgctcctaattgccaaagtgatctgagcgggctccatgcttgccatggtatggcgtctgcacagaaaaaaggtgcagaacgattgtctgccgttgccctgacggagggaggggcgactgacaacatagcttacagggttggcttacagggaattaaaatcaacaaagggggtggctttgagagaaactgaatggcccctcaaggatagaactcaaaactgggtttagcaggccgttgatttcacagagggagggaggagaaaatgaatacaaaacaaatctggtctatttcttgttttgagccacttcatctacctttatacatcttgctggcagcagactggtCAGTACAACCACTAGCCATCATCTCCTCCTGGGTGCTTggtagaagacggtgcagtatgacgactagccattatcttctgctagctggaggttaaaagacagcgcactgctggtaggactcagtcgccacgagacgaaacaagggaaatgacctggttgagtcactcccatgtttgcccaggtgcctggttaaaagagcacccaggactacgttgaTGACGGctaacagtcatactgcactgtctgctgccaaaaggcaataaactgctgctgtgtagcaatgcagtaccacgtctgccagcacccaggagacatacggtgacggttagctgagcgggctccatgcttgccatggtatggcgtctgcacaggtaactcaagaaaaaaggcacaaaacgattgtctgcccttgctttcacggagggagggagggaacgggggcctgacagtatgtacccagaaccacccgcgacagtgttttagccccatcaggcgcagggatttctacccagaattcaaatgggcggcggagactgcgggaactgtgggatagccacccacagtgcaacactccggaagttgacggtggcctcggtactgtggacacactccgccaactacatgcacttagagcatttgtgtggggacacacacaatcatctgtataaaaacgctttctacaaaaccgacttctataaattcgacctaatttcgtagcatagacatacccttaagtaACCTGtcagttaagtttagtctctagaaagcatgttacaTCTGTTCTGCTATATAGTTTATATGTAACTATCACTTGACTTTTGAATGTTTGATAATCTTATTCCTGTTTTTACTCTCCTTACATCTGAGTAATGTGATATTCCGCAAGGTGCTGCCCTGGAGTTAAATCACACAGGCTGATGTGTCCACGGTTCCCCTGGGCACAGCAGAGTTGGTATTTCTGAGCATGTTCAGTGGTCAAGGAGCAGGTccggtgaccagacagcaactgtgaaaaaaggggagaggggttggggggaaaaaaggcaccTAGATAAGCAAAAGTCCCAACACAGggtactgtccctataaaaacgggacatctggccGCCCTCagcaggaccctgcagggctgtgcgaaagggactggggaggggagcaccGCCTGTCACGCGGCAGGGCGCAGTCACGCCTGGCATAGCCCGGGGACAGCGCGTGACTAACgggctggggagggcagagagcggaCACCcgcaggggcggggggaagagaaggtGACTCACAGGCCTGGGCACCCTGAGCCCCGCCACGCCCAGAGCTGGGCTAACGTAGCACAAACtgtcagcccctgctctgccctcgcTCTCCTCCGCATGCGCACTGGAGCCAGCCGCTTtaccccaaagcccccacccctccccggtcATCGCGAGATTTGAGGAGGCGGCGGCGCCCCGGGGACAACTCGGGCGCGTCGCTATAGCAGCGCGGGCCGGGGCAGGGCGGCCGACGGCAGGAAGATGGCGGCTCTGGCGGGACGCTTGTTGGCGGCAGCGGCCGGTTCCCGGGGGCGGGCGGGGCCCGGCGGGCCGCGGAACGGATCTGCGGTGACCGTCGTGCCTGCGCGGAGCGAGACCATCACTCGCAGCGGAGCCATTTTACCCAAGCCGGCCAAAGTGAGTGAGGGGTGAGGGGCGTAGTCCGGCTGGGGGAGCAACCAATCGCAGATCGCGGTCAGCGGCCGGCTGGGGTTAGTGACAGAGCGTTGGCCAATCAGAGTACAAACCATTTCATTGAGGGGCGGGATTAAAAGTGAGGGTCCGGCCCAGTGGGAATGGCTCTGCGGGGGCTCTTGGAATGCGGAAGCGCCCCCAGGTGGCGGCACCGCTGCGAGGGGGGCGCCATGtcacctggctggctggctggcgggCGGGCGAACCACAGGCCCGGCGCTGCCCGCTGGCAGGAtgggaattccccccccccccccacgcctggGGGTGTCCCGGGTGAGGGCTCGGCCGCAGGGCAgccggacaccccccccccccgccgccggctCCCCAGGCAGCTGCCGCTGTGGTGGgacggggaggagggaagggaaccGCCACGGCACCCGGCCCGGAAGCGAGGGCGCTGGTTCGGCAGCAGGACGCTGGGGGTCGAAGTCCCTTCCCGCGGGCCGGCGACCGGTGCCCCGTGTGGGGTCACAGTGCTCTGGGCGTCAGGCCTCCTGGGCGGAACACTttgctgaggcacagaggagccTGGAAGATGCGGCACGACGGAAGCTCTGCGGCAGCCGGGtgtggggcggggctgagggttAGTGAACAGGCTGGGTTGTTGAGTCCAGTGTGTGCCACACAGCGACCTTTTCAAGAGGGCTGCGTGGGACGGGAGAAACCAGAGTGTCCGACTGCCCCGTGACAATCCCGTTATAACAGATTCGAGTTAAGTCCTGTGGGCTCAGGCTGTGGTCTTGTCAGGTCTCGTAAGCTGAACAGGATGGGTGGGGCCTGGGATCAGTACTTGCGTGGGACAAGTCATACTGTGGTAATACTGGAAATGGTATTGGCGATCACTGAGGTGGCCATCTTtcctctgagttattacagaacCAGCTGTCCAGCATGGTACTGGGGACATGGTATTACCTGAGGTGCAGTTTTTCAGGTAGGCCAGAAAATAAAAACCCTGGTCATTCCTGGTTATTAAGAAATCCCATGacactttttgcaagagtaaGATTCTTAAACCCACTAGTCAAATTCTGGGTCAAGTAGTTAATCAGCCTTCCTAAAACTTCCCGTAGAGTTTATAGTgcggaagttcttcttcactttcCTTCCTTGATACAAACAGAACTGCCTTTTTCCAGGTGTATTACGGTGGTGGCCGAGTGTTCCCTGTGTATTTAATCCATAAAACACTTTAGGATGCTGCAGGATGAATGGTGCTAtagaataattaataaaattgctTTGTAACAAAGAGCTCAGTTGATGAACATAGAGGATTTCACAATTCTGTTTAATAGTATTCAATGTTCTGCCTAACTTTTAAATGACTATTGATTGGGTTTATACCACCATTTCCTTAGGGAGACTGTTCTGCCTAGTAAAGTCCCTTCTGTTCAATAAAATATGTCTTGTTGGAGGACCTTGTTACAATATGGTTTAGTCTTCCAGTGGAAATGGGGTTGGAGGCATGTTATATACATGTTTCCAAAGGGTACTACAACTTTGCGAAGTCCAATAGCACAATTTGGGAATATGGGTAAAATACAGAATGATGTCACATATGCTACAAGACTGTGCTGTCAGTGTTTGGGAACAGAATTGCTCTAGCTGGGTATCTTAATATAGAAGATAATTACATTGTAGAGGAAATGTAGATGTTTTAGTCCTGTTACTCCTTATCacccagaagaattcttctggttCCTTacacacttaattttttttttcattctaatctttaatcagttttgtttcttttctctgaaTTCCCTCTAGGTAATTAATATCTTTCTGAATGCTCAAAACAGAACACAGTATTCTAGGTGTGGTCTCAGAAGTTTAAAGTTCCCTCCTTGCTCTGTCTATTAGATTAATGCACATCAGTTGATCCAAAATGGAACTTGCTGATAGAGATTAATTTGTTTTGACTGAACATGTATAGATGCCCTTTGGCCTCCTACGAGTATTTACCGTTGTGATCCCTTTCCTCTACGTTGGGACTCAAATCAGTAAGAATTTTGCAGCCTTGCTCGAGGAACATGATATCTTTGTCccagaggatgatgatgatgatgattaaagGTATGACATCAGTGCCACTAACAGTTCAATTACTTGTATTACCTGTTTggcatgggagagggaggggattaTGTAACTGGGTGATGCAGACTGCTACTGCTTTGGAAAACTGCTGCACATTCAGTACGGGTGCTTGATCCcataaaaacctgcagctgtaCTACCTCTGTCTGTGTTCTTATATATATGCTGGCTCCGGATCAGACCTTATCAGTATTTGAATGAGACCTAGTCTAAAGAATACATAAATGCTATAGGTGACACTTGCTTTTGAGCTAGTACTAAACTGATAATGTGCCCAAAGTCTTGTCATTTGGGTCAGATATAAAACAAACTGGCTATGTGTAGTGACTACAGAATTTGATTGttcatattattatttgtattaccatagcacagtggtgcccaaacttttcctctcatGCCCCCCCTTACCTCTAATGGAATGTGTCCGCGCTCCTCTGGTTGGGAGCagggccagagctgcagctgggtagTGTTCCCTCCCCATGTTCCtgctgcatccccccccccccatgttcctccatgcccccctaggggggcatgccccacagtttggggaccattgccATAGCACATTGCAAGTATAGTAGGGGTAGTTTAGGTGTCCTAAGCTAATTCCAATTTTattacattctgcctacttaAAATATCCCGTTAATTCATAGGATGACTTGTATTCCATACTAAAGCTTGCATTCTCACGTTGTGATTGATCCTTTGTATGCAGTCTTAAGAGTACTCAGATCTTGCAGGCTGAAGATTTATTTAAATGATGATGGTTTATAATAATGAAGATTAAACTTTGGTTGCTCCCAGTCTTGTATTATTTCAACTCTCTATCTACTCTACATCGAATATTGCTTAATGAGGACAAGGCAAGTGGCATAAGATGAAATGGGGTAATATATTTTATGTGGCGTGCATGTGTTTCCTTTAGAGGTTCAGCAGCACAAACATTCTATAATTTTTCCATATCAGTTTAGTTAATACATATCCTTTGTTAACCCTCTTTTCCATGGTCCCCTGGCCATGTTTTCCTCTGAGAAGTTCGCAGTTACTGTCAAATTGGTGCATTCCGTTTTCAGCCACACAATCAACTTAAATTGTGTATAGTTATCAGCACAGGAAGCTTGTTTCACATGACTCTGCTTTTGGGCTTTGCTCTTGTTAATTATGGAGTGGAACCAGTATTGTCTAGCTGAAGAATAGCATGGGGCTGTTCCATAGTGCtggctaacttttttttttttttttttttacctctttgCAGCATTGTAATGGAAGAACAGA carries:
- the SMDT1 gene encoding essential MCU regulator, mitochondrial isoform X1 → MAALAGRLLAAAAGSRGRAGPGGPRNGSAVTVVPARSETITRSGAILPKPAKMPFGLLRVFTVVIPFLYVGTQISKNFAALLEEHDIFVPEDDDDDD
- the SMDT1 gene encoding essential MCU regulator, mitochondrial isoform X2; amino-acid sequence: MAALAGRLLAAAAGSRGRAGPGGPRNGSAVTVVPARSETITRSGAILPKPAKNQLSSMVLGTWYYLRCSFSDALWPPTSIYRCDPFPLRWDSNQ